Genomic segment of Aerosakkonema funiforme FACHB-1375:
CGGTTTCGCAAAGAAAAAGCGCTAGAACAAGTAGAAGGTTATAGAGATTATCAAGGTAAAAAATTATTCTATGTAGCCCGACCTGCAAAAGTTACTCAAGCTAGTTGCTTGGAATGTCACGATACGCCGGAAAAAGCTCCCCCAAGTATGGTTGCACAGTACGGCAAAGAAAATGGGTTTGGCTGGAAGCTGAATGAAATAGTCGGCGCTCAAATGATTGCAGTACCAGTCGGTACAGTTTTCGGTAGTGCCCAGCTGTTAGTTTTTAAGTTTATGGGTACTATATTGTTGGCGTTAGCCCTCTTAATAGCAGGGATAAAATTATTGTTAAATCGCTTTATTGTCGAACCTATTGAAGAGATGACAAGAGTGACGAAGGCGATTGTTAACGGGGAAAGGGAACTTGAATTTGAGGTTGATTATAAAAATGAGATAGGAAATTTAAGAACACATTTAAACCGCATGAAGCGGGATTACGAAATAGAAATAGAAAAATATAAAGAATCGTTAATAACCGACACTGAAGAGGAAATCGAAAATGAAAATGAAGAGAGTGAAAACTCAGATAATTAGTCAAAAGCTCGTAGATTTGAATGCTGAGAGAGAAGAGGAGCCAGCAGCAGAAGGTACAACGGAGATCGCAACAGAGGATAATACTGTACAAGTAAATCCTCAGCTACGCAAAGTCCAAAAATTAATATTTGACTGCTCGACAATACTTTGCGGTATCAGTTTATTTTTGGCATCTTACGGCTTTTATTCTTACTCGGAAGAGAGAAATCAGGTAATCCAAAAAGCTGAAATAAATGCGAGACAGGAAACTGTTTATGCCAGTCGTAAGATAGAGCAAGAACTTCGCAAACTCCAAGGCGCAGCTAATGGGATTGCTTACGATTTGACTTCGGGAAAGTTAAAGGATGAACAGTTAACAACTAGACTGCAACAGGAAATAGAGAGAAATGCCGATTTTGTGGCAATCGGTGCTGCTTATCAACCTTTCGTGTATTCTCGGCGGCGGTTGTATGCACCTTTCTATGGTAGAAAAGATGGCACAATTAAACTGAACCAAATTGAGGACAAGAACGACTATACCAAACCAGTGCCAGAAAATGAGTGGTATTTTAATGCTTTACGGAATGATTTTGTTTGGGCTGAACCTTACATTGACAAATATTCTGATGCTCTCATAGTAGATTATAACGTTAGGTTTTCTCGGACTAACCCAAAAACTAAAAAAGAAGAGCCAGCTGGCGTCATCTATGCCAACTATTCAATAGAGAAGCTCAAAAGGCTAATGGCGACACTCAATCTGGGTAAATCTGGCTACGGGTTTTTGCTTTCTAAGAAAGGAGTTTTTATCGCTCATCCGATTGACGAGTACGTCAAAAATCAAAAAACTATTTTTGACTTAGCGACGGAAACTGACAAGAAAGAAATTAGAGAATTAGGTGAAAAAGCCATCAAAGGGGAAAGCACCATTATAGAGTATCAGAATGAAATAACGGGTCAATCTTCGTGGATGATTGTTGAACCGCTACCTCTGAATGGATGGTCGCTGGGAGTAGTTGTCATCAAGGATGAAAGTTCTAGCGACAACACGACGTTACGGCGAAAAACGATCGTACTCTGGTTAGAGTTGATATTATTTGTCTTTTTTCTGTCAATTCTGAGCTTTCGCGCTCATAGAGGCAGCGTCAAAAGTCTTTGGGCAGT
This window contains:
- a CDS encoding PDC sensor domain-containing protein, whose protein sequence is MKMKRVKTQIISQKLVDLNAEREEEPAAEGTTEIATEDNTVQVNPQLRKVQKLIFDCSTILCGISLFLASYGFYSYSEERNQVIQKAEINARQETVYASRKIEQELRKLQGAANGIAYDLTSGKLKDEQLTTRLQQEIERNADFVAIGAAYQPFVYSRRRLYAPFYGRKDGTIKLNQIEDKNDYTKPVPENEWYFNALRNDFVWAEPYIDKYSDALIVDYNVRFSRTNPKTKKEEPAGVIYANYSIEKLKRLMATLNLGKSGYGFLLSKKGVFIAHPIDEYVKNQKTIFDLATETDKKEIRELGEKAIKGESTIIEYQNEITGQSSWMIVEPLPLNGWSLGVVVIKDESSSDNTTLRRKTIVLWLELILFVFFLSILSFRAHRGSVKSLWAVACTYSILCVAAIGIIWNIALSERAYKNSRNILLNKATVDNLLAPQNAIAEELKQEPPLYIPTGVYIQSLKFTGTNDVFVTGYVWQKYNKNIPESVNRGFILPEASDIQISDPEKFVTNNTDLLRWYFEGTIRQNFNFSKYPFDYNDVWLRLWPKDINRLDLNRTVILVPDLTSYDLINPVSKPGLEEDFVTENWNIESSFFEYKLKKYNSNFGGSGFGKKNYPELYFTVIFKRAFIGIFIARIVPLSVVAILLFSIMLMADDRGMEVVGACAGFIFIVILDQITVRQQVTATGIIYLEYFYFAIYFFILLVALDAIILTFNSNIPLIQYKNNLIPKLLYWPGLLTTLLIVTILVFY
- a CDS encoding c-type heme family protein is translated as MLKNLKLETLFTLLTLLVVIGALVLSGVVINNGIRDRARNEITTKAGVMMKTMIAVHRYTNEQVKPKFGDRLAQEFIPESVSFFAAREIFERLRQNPEYQDFFYKEAALNPTNIKDKADAFETRLIERFRKEKALEQVEGYRDYQGKKLFYVARPAKVTQASCLECHDTPEKAPPSMVAQYGKENGFGWKLNEIVGAQMIAVPVGTVFGSAQLLVFKFMGTILLALALLIAGIKLLLNRFIVEPIEEMTRVTKAIVNGERELEFEVDYKNEIGNLRTHLNRMKRDYEIEIEKYKESLITDTEEEIENENEESENSDN